CTGTAGAAAAGTTTTAAATCATTTATAAATTATCTATGTTCTATTGGTTGCCCAGACAATGGAAATCGCACAGCAGATGTACGAAGAGCAGATATATTTAATACAGAAATTTAAAGGAGTAAACATGATCCCTAGAAAAGCATTTATGACAAAAGGTACCGGGGTCCATAAGGACAGATTAGCATCCTTTGAACTTGCATTGAGGGATGCAAAAATAGAGAAATACAACCTTGTGAGCGTATCAAGTATTCTGCCTCCCAATTGCAGACTTGTGTCCAAAGAGGAAGGTCTTGCGGAACTTAGACCTGGTGCAATTGTCCATTGTGTTCTTGCAAGAAACGATACTAACGAACCTCACCGCCTGATGGCGTCAGCTATAGGAACTGCCGTGCCTGTGAATGAGGAAAATTACGGATACATTTCAGAACATCACTCTTTTGGAGAAGAAGAAATAATTGCCGGAGAGTATGCCGAAGACCTGGCTGCAACAATGCTGGCAACAACCCTCGGTATCGAGTTCGACGCAGAGATGGCATGGCATGAGAGAGAACAGGTATACAAGGCAAGCGGGCATATCTTCGACACCTTCAACATCTGCCAGACTGCAAAAGGCGACAAGGACGGAAAGTGGACTACGGTAGTAGCTGCCATGGTCTTTGTTACAAGTAAATGTTGAAAGGCGAGCCTCCCTTATCCTCATACTCCCGCTCTTCAGCAGTGGGCTTTTTTTTTCTATTTTTTGCTACTCCTTAAGTAAGTAGTATAATGCTATTGAATTAACCAATCCTGAGCCAAAGACTCAAGGATTTTTCTAACATTTTGGCGATCAAAGCACCGTCCTGAACTCGCGTTCCGCTTCCTGTAGCTTACCGAGTTCAAAAAAGAGATTTCCATAGTTGCAGTGGGTGCTGATATGTTCGGGTTCAAGTTCAAGAGCCCGTATGTACCGGCTCTCTGCTTCAGGTTTTCTCCCAAGCTCGAAAAGGACAATTCCCTGGTTGCAGAGAGAATTAACATGTCCGAGATCAAGCTTCAGGGCTTCATCAAAATCCTGAAGAGCGGTTTCCTTCCTTCCAATGAAATAAGCAAGAACTCCGGAAAGGAAATAGGCCTCAATCTACTGTTCTCCTTCTTCCAGGAGGGCGACGGCTTTCAAAAACACGTATTCTTCCCTGAACATTCCCTTTGAGTCACATATCTTTGCGATGTTCAGGAGAAGTCGGGAGAAACTCCGTTTTTCCTTGAAAACTGGACTGAAAACTCAACCCCTGCGTCGGGCTCACCCTCGTTTTTCCTGACCGATTCCACAACATTAAAAACAAGTTTATTAATTATGTCCAGATCCATAAAAACCAATTCCCTTAAAAAGTTTCTGAGAAAAAGCTTCAGCTTTCTCCTTATTTATCCACTGTTTTCAGCCGATAAACACTTTATTATATAATTCGGATTCAAGATAAGAGTTTCAAAAAAGTTATAGCCTGATCTTTGTATCTCCCTAATTCAAGATAGCACAGATAATTTTCAATAACAATATTGTTATTTCCGAAATCTGGCAACCTATCCACGAAGTTACATTGAAGACTATATACATGAAAATATTGCCTAATTTATTCATTCCTTTTACAAATATATCTGCAATATCCACAAGAATGCAGGGTATAATATCTGCTGTAGAATGCTTATTATTTTTTTTAAGTGTTGTGAACATAATTGCAAGAGAGATATTAGAGCCAGAATATATAACTATTTGAAAATTATCAATCATTACAAATTCATTAATATAATACAGTTTGAAAAGGATTTAAGTAAATAACTGGTAGAAAAAAAGGTAATATCATAGGCTTAAGAATAAAATTAAAGAAAAAGAGAAAAAAGAGGGAGTAAATAATTTAAAAATAAATTAACCTGTGTTCCCATCACTCTACAAAATAAATCATCTCGTTGGGAGTTCGGGTCAGCTCATTACTTTCTATCCCGGACTGAATGAGTTTCTCTATTCTGTCCCATGTGTTTTTGCGGGTTGTTTTAATTCCCAGTACCCTGGAGGTCTGGACTATCAGGTCTTCCATAGGGGTTGAGTACTGGTTGGTAAGGACAAAACGGACAGCTTCTTTTATCTCTTCGTCGCAAATCCATTCTATCTTTGCATATGATTCGGCATCACGTCTGCGTAAAAGGTCTGCAGGTCCTGATAGAGGCCAGCAAAATTCTCCTCTTACCTGAATTTTTCCCAGACCTTCGGCCAATGCTATGGAGTCAAGTATTCTCTGTTTGATTTTGTTGAGCATGCGGGGAAGTCCTGTGTGAGACCTTATTCTCTGGAGTATTTCCTCCGAATGAATGGGACCTTCGCATTCCACTATTTTTATAACTGCATCCTCCAGTTGCGAGTCAGAGATTTCGGAAAGGTCTGCTGACTGCGGGAGTCCGGAGGAGAGGCAAACCCTGTAAGAGGGCACAAGAGCTTCAAGGGAATTTCCTTTTCCTGACAGCTTTTCATCCCCATCTTTCACATTCTCAGGGGAATCGGGTTCGGTTATTTCTGAATTGTTAGCCTCAAGCATTAAGCCGAAACCGGATTTTAGTTCATCCTGAGGATCACTGCCGTGCAAGGCTTCAGATTCAAGTTCAGACTCAGATTTAAGTCCTGACCCGTCTTTAATTTCGTTTTCAATTTTCGTTTTATTTTCAATCCCAGGTCCGGGTCTGGCTTTCAATTCGGCTATGTTTCCAGACTCAATTTCAGTTTCAGGTTTTACTTCAGGTTCGGATTCAATTTCAGGTTCAGAACCCCATTCAAGGTAAGGATAGTCGTCTTCTTCCGGGTCCTCAGGTTCAGAGAAGCCTCCAGACCCGTAAATATAAGCAAACTCGTTAATCTTCCTGCCTCTTCGCTTCTTTTCCGAGCCAGCACTGAAATCAATCTCAGGGTAAGCCTGGAAAAAGTTTATTTTTTCAGGTTCAGGCTCAGGAATGAGGTCCGGTTCGTCTTCCATATCGGATTCGATATCCGAGCGCGGGTCAACACTGAACTTAAGAAGTTTTGACTTCTTTGTCCTTCTGACAGGTCTGTTTCTGGAGTTTTCGTCAGCCAGTGTAGCCAGAGACTCGGCTTTAAAAGTCATTTCGGGAAGGAAATCAGCTCCTGAAGAAGTCGAAACTCCTTTTTCCGGCCCTGAGAAGATATTCTGATAAGCTTCTTCATTTACTGCTTCGTCTTCGTACTCCCCATACTCTTCCGGTTCCTCTTCGTATGTTTCTTCCGGTTCCTCTTCTTCTGCTTCTTCAAGGGGAATTTTAGAGATACCTTTCTTTTTAGGCGAGAACTCGACTTCAACTTTCCTCACAAATGGTGAATTTCCCAAAATATTTTCTGAAAGAAAATCCAGCTCAAGGGAAGTTTCCTTCAGAGGCGTGGTCTCGGAAGCCTTTACTTCTGATTCTTTAAAGGAACCGCCTTCTGCAGGTAAAACCAGGCTGGCAGCAGGACCGACATTTATCTCATATGTTTTGGCGGTTTTTGCCCAGGCCGAAGGTTCGTTTATTGTTACAGCCGCAGGCTCGGGTTCGGATTTTGCCTGCAGTTTTGCCTGCTTGACAGCTTCCTTTACGGTTTCAAGCAGTTTTTCCCTGCATTCTTTTGGATGGAGATACCAATCCGTAGACCAGACCCTGTATATTTTCCAGCCCAGCCCTTCGAGCACCTGCTGGCGCAAACGGTCGCGGTCCCTTGCAACAGGTGAGGAATGGTAATCTGCTCCGTCGCACTCGATCCCGAGCACATACCTTCCTGGATGACGCGGGTCAGGGACTGCAAGGTCGAGCCTGTACCCGGCACACCCGATCTGTCTGTGGACTTCACACCCGTTTTCAGTCAGGAACTCGGAGACCGCCTCTTCGAAAGGAGACTCAAGCTCCTGCCTGCCGCAAGAAGGAGCAGGAAGCGTGCCGCTCTCGGCAAACTCGAGGAATACTTTGAGAGCTTTGAGCCCGAAAGATGAATTTTCGTCAAGGGGCAGGTCTTTTGAAGTAAAGTTTGAAAATACAACGCATTTTTCCCTTGCCCTTGTTATAAGCACATTCAGGCGACGTTCTCCTCCGTCCCGGTTAAGAGGTCCGAAGTTAAGGGAAAGTTTCCTGTTGCTGTCAAAGCCGTAACCTACGCTCAGCAGAATTACATCCCTTTCATCACCCTGGATGGTTTCGAGGTTCTTTACGAAAAAGTGTTCACCCCTTTCATTTCCTGAGTTCAGGTCAACGCCAGGGTTTGCTTTCTGGAGGGCTTCGATCTCATCCAGGATAGCCTCCTGCTGCTTAATATTGAAAGTGCCGACCCCAAGGCTTTTTCCCGGATACTTCTGGAAGTGTTCGAACACTGTCCTGGCAACAGCCCTTGCCTCTATCCTGTTTGCCCCGCTCTTGCCCCTGTCATAAGCAGCATCCGGAAGATAAACGAATTTTAACCCGAGGCTTTCATCTTTCTGCATCGGCGAGGGGTAAACATAGAGGCGGTTATCGTAAAATTCCTGATTAGAGATTGCAATCAGGGACTCATGCCTGCTCCTGTAGTGCCAGCGCAGGGTCTTTACCGGGAAGCTGCGTTTGCAGACGTTGAGGATACTTTCCATATCCCCTGCGGGTGTGTAATCTTCAGGCTCCTCTTCGTGAGAATCAACAACAGTATCGAAGAAATCGGTTGGAGGAAGCTGCTTTGAGTCTCCCATTACCACTACCTGTTTCCCGCGCAGGAGTGCTCCGACAGCGTCTTCCGGCCTGACCTGACTTGCCTCGTCAAAAATGATAACATCGAACCTTGTGCTCCTGGGGTCCAGGTATTGAGCAATGGAAAGCGGGCTCATGAGGAAGCAGGGCTTTATCTTCTGTATAAGGCTGCCTGCCTTTTTCATAAGGGTACGAATAGGCATATGCCCGCGTTTGCGGTTGAATTCGTTGAGCAGAATTCCGGCTTCAGAAGCTCTTGATGCTCCTGAGGTCAGTTTAGGGGCTTCTTCATAAGCAAAACACACAATTCTTTTCCTGTTCTCAAGCAGGACTTTTTTGTCAAGCTCTGTAAACTTGCTTATCTTGCCTTCATGCAGTTCCCGGATAAAAGCAGATAGATCGGGTCTTTCCCTGAAAGCCCTGTGTAGCATGCTTTCGGCATAATTTCCTTCAAAAGCAGGGATCATATCTTCGGGTTCTATTTTCCCGGCT
The genomic region above belongs to Methanosarcina horonobensis HB-1 = JCM 15518 and contains:
- a CDS encoding pyruvoyl-dependent arginine decarboxylase, with product MIPRKAFMTKGTGVHKDRLASFELALRDAKIEKYNLVSVSSILPPNCRLVSKEEGLAELRPGAIVHCVLARNDTNEPHRLMASAIGTAVPVNEENYGYISEHHSFGEEEIIAGEYAEDLAATMLATTLGIEFDAEMAWHEREQVYKASGHIFDTFNICQTAKGDKDGKWTTVVAAMVFVTSKC
- a CDS encoding DUF3320 domain-containing protein translates to MVDVVKELETLRQNLLDLSLRNNLLNYRPSPRRTISITGRSPEEVYDLFVLQEKSMKFRATKTRPKKGKKAEDGEEDDASENENRLLKTIGKILTSEEKNRPQNSRFEPFLDTPDDNETLDRKLFYVYNQANSIFEEQGYPVLYLAMGFLQWSETKSAVKNPRAPLVLVPVELKRIGKGRNFSIQWTGDEVFTSITLQAKMKEFGIEIPEFEIPEEASGIQEYFRTVSGAIRDKTEWKVIPEVCLDLFNFRKFVMYKDLDPATWPEDMSPAEHPLIQKVFNPDEPECEVQGFREDEVDLKLSAKDTFHIMDADSSQIAVVEDVKAGKDLVVEGPPGTGKSQTIANTIAELLAQGKSVLFVSEKMAALQVVKSRLDNAGLGELCLEVHSHQTRKKAVLEELEKALNRAAPPAISAERDLNELEKLKRELNGYAQTLREPAGKIYPSLYSLYGVKEKNRIYFESKGMKMPRFKFQDPETWETAAWIEAESILEKMGQVLPALGPVRKNTWYGCEPGLVLPSDLGEIGAAADECAFAYENLEKAIKNLNDLSATAKPQTLKDIASITEAAKLVGKSKPLPEKLLQNPEWDSEAFTSEAEALVSKVRQYRELKTFVDKTFHPSILDLDTSEFKEISGKLLSVLNSRYRKLKKEISACYISGAPLKDSKILLDLACVSECKARRAELEGADISGKKFFWEYWKGFESDPALLEDYCKWMVPFRRHIKEGILTDRSVRLVGSGVDAGSVEFTVNETLAAKEAFILSLEKLGTLIGADFEKMFGDVEAIKLSQLKSRVTKWKDETSSLVFWSQYLGYRQACLETLASPMLDDIEAGKIEPEDMIPAFEGNYAESMLHRAFRERPDLSAFIRELHEGKISKFTELDKKVLLENRKRIVCFAYEEAPKLTSGASRASEAGILLNEFNRKRGHMPIRTLMKKAGSLIQKIKPCFLMSPLSIAQYLDPRSTRFDVIIFDEASQVRPEDAVGALLRGKQVVVMGDSKQLPPTDFFDTVVDSHEEEPEDYTPAGDMESILNVCKRSFPVKTLRWHYRSRHESLIAISNQEFYDNRLYVYPSPMQKDESLGLKFVYLPDAAYDRGKSGANRIEARAVARTVFEHFQKYPGKSLGVGTFNIKQQEAILDEIEALQKANPGVDLNSGNERGEHFFVKNLETIQGDERDVILLSVGYGFDSNRKLSLNFGPLNRDGGERRLNVLITRAREKCVVFSNFTSKDLPLDENSSFGLKALKVFLEFAESGTLPAPSCGRQELESPFEEAVSEFLTENGCEVHRQIGCAGYRLDLAVPDPRHPGRYVLGIECDGADYHSSPVARDRDRLRQQVLEGLGWKIYRVWSTDWYLHPKECREKLLETVKEAVKQAKLQAKSEPEPAAVTINEPSAWAKTAKTYEINVGPAASLVLPAEGGSFKESEVKASETTPLKETSLELDFLSENILGNSPFVRKVEVEFSPKKKGISKIPLEEAEEEEPEETYEEEPEEYGEYEDEAVNEEAYQNIFSGPEKGVSTSSGADFLPEMTFKAESLATLADENSRNRPVRRTKKSKLLKFSVDPRSDIESDMEDEPDLIPEPEPEKINFFQAYPEIDFSAGSEKKRRGRKINEFAYIYGSGGFSEPEDPEEDDYPYLEWGSEPEIESEPEVKPETEIESGNIAELKARPGPGIENKTKIENEIKDGSGLKSESELESEALHGSDPQDELKSGFGLMLEANNSEITEPDSPENVKDGDEKLSGKGNSLEALVPSYRVCLSSGLPQSADLSEISDSQLEDAVIKIVECEGPIHSEEILQRIRSHTGLPRMLNKIKQRILDSIALAEGLGKIQVRGEFCWPLSGPADLLRRRDAESYAKIEWICDEEIKEAVRFVLTNQYSTPMEDLIVQTSRVLGIKTTRKNTWDRIEKLIQSGIESNELTRTPNEMIYFVE
- a CDS encoding tetratricopeptide repeat protein, giving the protein MEAYFLSGVLAYFIGRKETALQDFDEALKLDLGHVNSLCNQGIVLFELGRKPEAESRYIRALELEPEHISTHCNYGNLFFELGKLQEAEREFRTVL